A stretch of DNA from Cellulomonas xiejunii:
GACCGGTCAGGCCGGCAGCGCCCCCGTGACCGACCAGGTGGTCACCGCCGACGTCGTCTACCAGCTCGCGGAGTCGAACGGCCCCGCGACGTACCTGCAGGACGACCAGCGGACGAGCCTGGAGTCGAACCCGCTGTCGACCGGCTCGTGGAACTGCGTGCGCGTGGCCGCCGACGGGACCACGGTCCCCGGCTTCAACGACGGCCTCAACGGTGGTGTCAGCGTGCCGCTGGCCACGCGGGTGAGCTGCGCGGCGACCAACCGCACCGCGCAGATCGTGCTGGAGAAGGAGGTCGTGAACGACTCCGGCGGCACGGCCGTGGTGTCGGACTTCACGCTGCGGGCAGTGCCGAGCGCGACGCCGGCGGTCGCGGGACTCACGGACGTCGAGGTCACCGGGGCGACGCCGGAGAACGCCCAGGTGAACGAGATCCGGCCCGGGCACCCGTACGCGCTGAGCGAGACCGGCCCCGACGGGTACACGCTCACCGAGATCCGCTGCACCGTCAGCGGCACGGAGCAGGTGCTCACGGAGATCACCGTTCCGGCGGGGGAGACCGCCGTCTGCGTCTTCGTCAACGACGACGAGCCGGCGACCCTCACGCTGCGCAAGGTGGTCGAGGCCGGTGCCACCGGGGCCACGCAGACCCCGGCCGACTGGACCCTGACGGCGACGCCGCAGGGCGTCGCGGGGCAGGGCCCTGTCTCCGGGAACGGTGCGGACGGCGTCACCGCCGTGCAGGTGCTCCCGGGCGGGTACCAGCTCTCGGAGTCCACGGTCGCGGGCTTCGCCGCGGGGACGTGGGCCTGTGCGACGGCCGACGGGACCGCCGTCACCGTGACCGATGACGTCGTGGACCTGGTCGGCGGTGCGGACGTCACGTGCACCATCACGAACACCGCCCAGCCGTCGACGTTGACGCTGGTCAAGCAGGTCGTGAACGACGCGGGCGGCACGGCGACGGTCGCCGACTGGACGCTGACGGCGACCGGCCCCACCGCCGGGCTCAGCGGCGTGACAGGGGACGCGGCGGTCACCGACGCGACCGTGGCGATCGGCAGCTACACGCTGTCGGAGTCCGGACCGGCCGGGTACGCGGCCGGTGACTGGGCGTGCGCGACCGACGAGGCTGCCGTGCCGGTGACCGACGGTGCGGTGACGATCGGAGTCGGCCAGAACGTGACGTGCACGATCGTCAACACGGACCAGCCGGCGCTCCTGACGTTGCGCAAGGTCGTCGAGGCCGGCACGACCGGGGCGACGCAGACCCCGGCTGACTGGACGCTGACGGCCACCCCGCAGGGGATCACCGGGCAGGACCCGGTGTCCGGGGACGGCGAGGACGGCGTGACGGCCGTGGCCGTCTTCGCCGGTGGGTACGCGCTGTCGGAGTCGACCGTCGCCGGGTTCGGTGCGGGCGCGTGGGTGTGCGCGACCGCCGACGGCACGGCGGTTGGCGTCGCCGACGGCGTGGTGACGCTCGACAACGGTGCGGACGTCACGTGCACCATCGCGAACACCGCCCAGCCGTCGACGTTGACGCTGGTCAAGCAGGTCGTGAACGACGCGGGCGGCACGGCGACGGTCGCCGACTGGACGCTGACGGCGACCGGCCCGACTGCCGGGCTCAGCGGCGTGACAGGGGACGCGGCGGTCACCGACGCGACCGTGGCGATCGGCAGCTACACGCTGTCGGAGTCCGGACCGGCCGGGTACGCGGCCGGTGACTGGGCGTGCGCGACCGACGAGGCTGCCGTGCCGGTGGCCGACGGTGCGGTGACGATCGGAGTCGGCCAGAACGTGACGTGCACGATCGTCAACACGGACCAGCCGGCGCTGCTGACGCTGCGCAAGGTCGTCGAGGCCGGCACGACCGGGGCGACGCAGACGCCCGCCGACTGGACGCTGACGGCCGCCCCGCAGGGGATCACCGGGCAGAACCCGGTGTCCGGGGACGGCGAGGACGGCGTGACGGCCGAGGCGGTCTTCGCCGGTGGGTACGCGCTGTCGGAGTCGACCGTCGCCGGGTTCGGTGCGGGCGCGTGGGTGTGCGCGACGGCCGACGGCACGGCGGTCGGCGTCGCCGACGGCGTGGTGACGCTCGACAACGGTGCGGACGTCACCTGCACCATCACGAACACCGCCCAGCCGTCGACGTTGACGCTGGTCAAGCAGGTCGTGAACGATGCGGGCGGCACGGCGACGGTCGCCGACTGGACGCTGACGGCGACCGGCCCGACTGCCGGGCTCAGCGGCGTGACCGGGGACGCGGCGGTCACCGACGCGACCGTGGCGATCGGCAGCTACACGCTGTCGGAGTCCGGACCGGCCGGCTACGCGGCCGGTGACTGGGCGTGCGCGACCGACGAGGCTGCCGTGCCGGTGGCCGACGGTGCCGTGACGATCGAGCTCGGCCAGAACGTGACCTGCACGATCGTCAACACGGACCAGCCGGCGCTGCTGACGTTGCGCAAGGTCGTCGACGCCGGGACCACCGGTGCGACGCAGACACCCGCCGACTGGACCGTGCGGGCCGCGCCGGAGGGCATCGAGGGTCAGCAGATCGTCGAGGGCAACGGCGCCGACGGCGTGACGGCCGTGGAGGTCTTCGCCGGGACGTACGCCCTGTCGGAGTCGTTCGTCGACGGGTTCGACGCGGGGACCTGGACCTGTGAGGCGGCCAACGGTGACCCCGTGACCGTCGACCAGGGGTCGGTCACCCTCGCCAACGGCGCGGACGTGACGTGCTCGATCACGAACACGGCCCTCCCGGCCACGCTGACGCTCGCCAAGCTCGTCAACAACGACGACGGCGGCACGGCACAGCCGCGCGACGTGGTGCTCACCGCGACGGGGCCCGCCGAGACCCACACGGGCCTCACGGGCGACGACGAGATCACCACGGTGCCCGTCACGGTCGGCGACTACGTCCTGTCGGAGGGCGACCTGCCCGGGTACACGGCCGGTGACTGGACCTGCTCCACCGAGCAGGGCGAGGTCCCGGTCGACGAGAACAGCACGGTGTCCGTCGGCACCGGGCAGGACGTGGCGTGCTCCGTCCTCAACGAGGACCAGCCCGCGACGCTCACGCTGACGAAGGACGTCGGGAACGACCACGGCGGGACCGCCGAGCCCGCCGACTGGACGCTGACGGCAGCCGGACCGACCACGGTCACGGGGACCAGCGGCAGCGATGCCGTCACCGGTGCCGAGGTGAACGCGGGCGCGTACGCGCTGTCGGAGGCCGACGGCCCGGCGGACTACACCGCCGGCGCGTGGAGCTGCGAGGGCGGCTCGCTGTCCGGCAGCACGGTCACCGTGACCAACGGGGAGGACGTGACCTGCACGATCGTCAACACCTTCGACGCCCCGCGGCTGACGCTGGTCAAGGTCGTCCTCAACGAGCAGGGCGGCACCGCCGTCCCCGAGGACTGGACGCTGCGCGCAGCCGGACCCGAGACGGTCTCGGGTGCCACGCGCGGCGCGACCGTGACGGACGTCCCCGTGGAGCCCGGCCGGTACACCCTGTCCGAGCTGGACGGCCCCGAGGGGTACACCTCGGAGGGTTGGGAGTGCGAGGACGCGGACGGCCCGGTCGCGCTCGACGGCGACGTCGTGGACCTGGCAGCGGGCGACGCCACGACGTGCACCGTCACCAACACCGACCGCCAGGCGGGCGCCCGCTGGACCGCCTTCAAGATCAGCGACCCGCCGTCCGGCGAGGAAGTCGGCCCCGGGGACACGATCACCTACACGGTCGTCGCGACAGCGGTGGGGAACGCCTCCGTGGAAGGAGTGGTCGTCACCGACGACCTGTCCGAGGTGCTCAACTCCGCGACCCTCGTCCCGGGCAGCATCCAGGCCAGCACAGGCGATCCCGATCTGGTCGGGGACGAGCTGATCTGGCGCGTCGGCACGCTCGTCAGCGAGCAGACGCTGAGCTATAGCGTGCGGGTGGACGACGACGTCGACGGGGACGTGCTGACCAACGTCGTCACCGCGCCGGGCGCCGATCCCTGCATCACCGAGGATTCCGTCAGCGACGCCGGGCTCGTCACGACCCTGGCGGAGGTGGACCCCGCCGAGATCTGCCGGACGACCACGCACCCGACCCCGACCCTTCCCGGCGTGACGCCGAGCCCCACGACGACGCCGACCGGTGCGGGTGCGTCCGGGGGGTGGGCGCTGGCCACCACCGGTGCCACGAACCTGGGCCTGGGGGCCGCGGCGCTCGGGCTGCTGACGATCGGTGGTGCGCTGGCGAGCGCCGCCCGTCGACGTCGCCTGGGGTGACCCGACGGTCGCGACCTGACCGGGGACGGACCGCGCGCCCGGATGTGGTGCCGCACGGCGTGTCCCCGGAGGATGAGCGGTTGCGGCCCGTCGTCGCCCGTCGCACGCTGGCGGGACACCGACGCACCAGGAGGCACCCCGTGAGCGAGACCGACGACGGCCGCACCGGCAGCAGCACCGACGCGGACGAGCTGTCCGACGACGGCGTCGGCGGCACGGACACCGGCGAGCCGAGCAGCTTCGAGCCGGAGGAGGACCCTGACGCCACCGCGGAGTGACGCCACGACCGAGGACGTCCCGCCCGACGAGCAGTCCGGGCGGGACGCCCTCGGCACGTACCGCTCGATGCGCGACTTCACGCGCACGGCCGAGCCGGCCGGTGCGGTCCCGGAACCGACCGGCGGCCCCGAGCGGCGCTTCGTGGTGCAGCGGCACCGCGCGCGTCGCCTGCACTACGACGTGCGCTTCGAGATCGACGGCGTCCTGGTCAGCTGGGCCGTGCCGAAGGGCCCGACGCTGGACCCGACGGCGCGACGCATGGCCGTGCACGTCGAGGACCACCCGCTGGAGTACGAGGCGTTCGAGGGTGTGATCCCGCACGGGCAGTACGGCGGGGGCGACGTCATCGTGTGGGACCGCGGCACGTGGCACCCGTACAAGTCCGACGACCCGGCGGCCGAGGTCGCGGGCGGGCAGCTGCACGCCGAGCTGCACGGCGAGCGGCTGCGCGGCAAGTTCCTGCTGGTGCGCCGCGACAGCGGTGACGGCAAGGACCAGTGGCTGATGTTCCACAAGCGTGACGAGCACGCGGTCGAGGGCTGGGACGCCGAGGACCACCCCACGTCCGTGGTGTCCGGGCGGACGAACGACGAGGTCGCGGCCCACCCGGACCACATCTGGCGCTCGGGCGTCCCCGCGGCGCAGGCGGAGGTGGACCTGCACCCACCGGTGCCCGACGTGCCCCCGCCCACGGACGACGAGCTCGCGGCGCTCGACGACCTGGGCGCGAGCGGGACGTGGGACGTGCACGGGCGGCGCCTGCGGGTCACCAACCTCGACAAGGTGCTGTTCCCCGCGCGCGACGGGGAGGCGCCGGTCACCAAGCGTGACCTGTTGCGCTACACCGCGTGCGTCGCGCCCGTGGCGCTGCCGTACCTGGCAGGGCGGGCGCTCAACATGCACCGTTTCCCGCAGGGTGCCGCCACGCGCGGCTTCTGGCACAAGCAGCTGCCGGACCACGCGCCGGACTGGGTGCCGCGCTGGGACCGCCCTGACGCCGACCCCGGCGAGTCGACCACCTACCTCGTCGTCGACGAGCCCGCCGCCCTGGTGTGGGCCGCCAACTTCGGGGCCCTGGAGTGGCACGCGTGGACGTCCCGCACCTCCGCGCCCGACCTCCCGACGTACGCGCTCATCGACCTCGACCCGGGCACGGCGACGGCGTGGGAGGACGTCGTGCTGCTGGCCCGCCTGCACCGCGACGCCTTCGAGCACCTGGGTGTCCGCGCGTTCCCCAAGCTCACGGGGCGTCGCGGCATCCAGATCTGGGTACCGGTCGCGGTCGGCTTGACCTTCGACGAGACGCGCGCGTGGGTCGAGCGGCTGTCGCGGACCGTCGGCAAGGTGGTGCCCGACCTCGTCAGCTGGCGCTGGGAGGTCAGCGAGCGCGGCGGCCAGGCGCGCCTGGACTACACGCAGAACGCGGTCAACAAGACCCTCGTCGCGCCGTACAGCCCGCGCGCGTCCGCCGGCGCGCCGGTCTCGGCACCCATCTCGTGGGACGAGCTCGACGCGGACTGGCTGCGGCCCGACGCGTTCACGGTCCGCACCGTGCTGGACCGGGTGGCCGAGCACGGCGACCTGTTCCGGGGCGTGCTGGACGGCGACCAGGTGCTGCCGCGCCTGACCTGACCGCCCGGCCGCTCACTCGCTGCGCGCCGCGGCCCGCTCCCGCAGCTCCCGGCCGCGCTCGACGTCCTTCTCGAGCCGGGCGCGGCGCTTGTCGCTCGCGCGGGTGTCGCGCGGCGGCAGCTGGATGGTGCGCTCGGCCGCCATGCCGGCCTGCAGCTCGCGGCCGCGCTCGAGCTCGGCGTCGAGCTCGGCGCCGAACAGCAGCGCGAGGTTCGAGATCCACAGCCACAGCAGCAGCACGATCACCCCGGCGAGCGACCCGTACGTCGCGCCGTAGTCCGCGAACTGCGACACGTACAGCCCGAGGGCGGCCGAGGCGAGCAGCCACACGACGATCGCGATCAGCGCGCCGACGCTCACCCACCGGAACCGCGGCTGCCGCACGTTCGGCGTGCCGTGGTAGAGCAGCGCCACGGCCGTCACGACGAGCACGAGCACGAGCGGCCACTTCGCGACCTGCCACACGCTGACGACGGTGTCGCTGAGCCCGACGGCGCGGCCGACGCTCTCGGCGACCGGGCCCGACAGCACGAGGAACGCCACGACCAGCACCGCGATGAGCACGAGCACCGTGGTGAGCACGAGCAGCACGGGCCGCAGCTTCCAGATCGGCCGGCCCTCGTCGACCTCGTAGATGCGGTTCATGCCCCGCCCGAAGGCGGTCACGTACCCGGAGGCCGACCACAGCGCGACCACGAGGCCCACGACGAGCGCGAGCCCGGCGGACGGGGCGTCGGCGAGGTTCTGCAGGATCGGCTCGAGCGTCTCGACCGCGGAGCCGGCCCCGGCGTCGGTCGCGAGGTCGGTGATCCGGGTGACGGCCTCGTCCGGGTCGGACACGAGCCCCAGCAGCGAGACCACGGCCAGCAGGGCGGGGGCGAGCGCGAGGACCGCGTAGTACGTCAGGGCGGCGGCGAGGTCGGTGCACTGGTCGTCCATGAACTCCCGGACGGTGGTGCGCAGCACGTACCCCCACGAGGGCTTGCGCAGCTCGGTGGGGGAGCTCGGCTTGCGGGGGTCGTCGGGTGCGGGCGCGTCCGCCTTGCGCGCGGCGGCGCCCGCCTCGTCGTCGCCGCCGGGGCCGACGGGCGCGGCGCCGTCGCCTGCCCCGGTGGTGCGGGTGTCGTCCATGTCGCCCCCTGAGCGCAGTCGTGGGTCGGCCGCCCGCCGCGTCGCGGCGGTCACGTCCCGGGCTGGCTCGCCGGTGACGTCGGGCGGGCCGAGCGGCCGTTCCGTGACCTGACGTTCACGCTACGTCGCGGTCCGTGACGCGCAAGCGGACGCGGGTGCCGGTCGCGAAGGTCCCCCGGAGTCAGGCGTCGAGCGCCGCCCGGGCGCGGCGGCGCACCTCGTCGACGGTCGCCACCAGGGAAGCGGCGTCGTGCCCGGCGCCGGCGACGACGTGGTCGAGCCCGTCGAGGCCGGCCGCGGCCAGCAGCCGCTTGTCGTTGGTGGCCCACGTGCCGCGCCGGGCGAGGACGGCGTGCGCGTACGCGTGGGCCGCGGCCGCGACGAGCCCCAGGCACGCGGTCACCGACCCCCGTTCGGCGTGCGCGCGGGCACGTCAGCAGCATGCCTGCCCGGGCGCGCGCTCGCACGGCCTCAGGGTGCGGGCGCGGTCGACTCCCGGACCACGAGCGTGGTGGCGAGCTGGACGTGCCAGGACGCGGGCTCGTGACCTGCCGCCATGCTCAGCACGGTCTCCACCGCCATGCGGCCCATGCCGTCCAGCGGCTGGTGCACCGACGTCAGGCGTGGGCTGGTCCAGCTCGCCTGCGGGGTGTCGTCGAAGCCCACGACGCTGAGCCGGCCGGGGACGGCGACGCCCAGCTCCTGGGCAGCGGCGAGTACCCCGACGGCGATCTCGTCGTCCCCGGCGACGACCGCGGTCGGAGGGTCGGGCAGCTGCAGCAGGTCGCGGGCGTGCAGGATCCCGGTCTCGACGGCGAACTCGTCGCTGCGGACGAGCGCGGGGTCGGGCTCCAGTCCGGCGGAGTTCAGCGCGGCCCGGTAGCCGTGCAGGCGCTCGCGCGCGGCGACCGAGCCGTCGGGTCCGCCGATCCAGGCGATGCGGCGGTGCCCCAGGTCCAGCAGGTGCTCGGTGGCGGTGCGGCCGCCGGCCCAGTTGGTCGCGCCGATGCTCACGACGCGGGCCTCCTGGGTGTCGACGGGGTCGACCATGACGAACGGCAGGCCGACCTCGTGCGCCGCGAGCAGCAGGGCGTCGGGCTGCGCGAGGGTGAGGCCGACGACGCCGACCGCGCCGGCCGCGCGCTGCTCGTCGACCCAGTCGCGAGCGGCGGCGCGCGTGACGCGCACGTCACGGTCGGGCGCGAGCCGGATGACGAGGTCGGTGCCCGCGGCGGTCGCGGCGGTGAGGATGCCGCCGAGCACGTGCGTCATGTAGGGCGACTCGAGCACGTCGAGGGCCGCGACGAGCGTCGGCCCGCGGGGGGTGCCGCGGCGCTCGGTGGTGGGGCGGTAGCCCAGCTCGCGCACCGCCGCCAGGATCCGGGCGCGCGTGTCCGCGGCGACGTCGTCCCGGCCGTTGAGCGCCTTGGAGACGGCTGCACGGGACACCCCTGCGCGGCGCGCGACGTCCTCCAGCGTGACGTGTCGGGACGACGGACGACCGGCCACCGGTGGCACCTCCTGCTCGAAACTGTTTCGAGCCTAGAGGAAGGGCGAGGGTCCCTGCAACGCCGTGAGATGTCGGCTTGACCGCTCCGAACGGCACCCGTACAGTCTCGCCCGCAACGCAATCGTTGCGAAACAGTTTCGACGCTCGACGAGGAGACGTCATGGACGCCGCGCCCCGCGGCAGCACCGGCCCGCTGACGGTCGACGGGTCGCCGTCCGTCGGCCGCACGCTCCACCACGTGTGGAACGAGTGCGTCGGCGCGGGCCGTGCCAACGAGGCGCTGCGCGCGGACTGGCAGGCGCACTTCCAGGAGGCCGTCGACCTGCTCGGCGCCCGCTACGTGCGCTTCCACGGGCTCTACCACGACGACATGTTCGTGTACCGCGGCGACGACGGCGGTGGCGGCGGCTTCGGGCCGCCGACGCCCCTGGTCGATCCGGTCCACACGTTCAGCTACGTCGACAAGGTCTTCGACTTCATCCTCTCGACCGGGGCGCGGCCCTTCGTCGAGCTCGGCTTCATGCCGCGCGCCCTGGCCACGCAGACCGAGACGCTGTTCTGGTGGAAGGCGCACTGCAGCCCGCCG
This window harbors:
- a CDS encoding VWA domain-containing protein gives rise to the protein MTTAQGSGPAAVPLEVPTPTGNEAVITVRVGADRAGTTGVTGLAGVTLQLYDGTTAPTTPVAADWATCVSDADGDCSFVVPDTQAGPRGCTATSGANCDRRFWVVQTGVPEGFTANDALRTGNGDGSGSQVTAYQFRTGRYLRAGTTYTSQSDFMVGTGSTTRTASGGTWQQSRVNPAPLQQCGINVALVLDLSGSVTSSQLVDLKAAADTFVDSLVGTPSGMALFSFSTVTPAEGATQNYPGVVEVSTQAGADQFKSRYASWTAGGGTNWDRGLAAVAEATGAYDLAVVITDGDPTLYSQPSQGPGNFTRLREMENGIFSANEVKNEGTRVLAVGVGAGVGDAATARNLAAISGPTAYDGSNSSVADYYQVADYTVVGQALRQLALGDCAGSLSVVKQLVGSDGDIASATPGGAGWTFDASTASPGVSLATPSATTDASSAVSFPVTYEGGVTAGTIAVQEQPRAGTTLFPVEGVNAVCTNLDTGEPVPATNAEPSGFSVDVPSTAAVSCTVYNQEAASASVTVDKEWVVNGAAPVPEGNQLSGLTSQLTLTGPQDAAATPQSWHVTRTGYVEGESVTFAEEIILVAPDVDPDLCQVEAAELVAVDGQPQTPVDVPAAGYQATLHEGANSYTVRNTIVCESRLTLAKDVVGSADASLWTLSALPGPDTPAGQLPGPTGQAGSAPVTDQVVTADVVYQLAESNGPATYLQDDQRTSLESNPLSTGSWNCVRVAADGTTVPGFNDGLNGGVSVPLATRVSCAATNRTAQIVLEKEVVNDSGGTAVVSDFTLRAVPSATPAVAGLTDVEVTGATPENAQVNEIRPGHPYALSETGPDGYTLTEIRCTVSGTEQVLTEITVPAGETAVCVFVNDDEPATLTLRKVVEAGATGATQTPADWTLTATPQGVAGQGPVSGNGADGVTAVQVLPGGYQLSESTVAGFAAGTWACATADGTAVTVTDDVVDLVGGADVTCTITNTAQPSTLTLVKQVVNDAGGTATVADWTLTATGPTAGLSGVTGDAAVTDATVAIGSYTLSESGPAGYAAGDWACATDEAAVPVTDGAVTIGVGQNVTCTIVNTDQPALLTLRKVVEAGTTGATQTPADWTLTATPQGITGQDPVSGDGEDGVTAVAVFAGGYALSESTVAGFGAGAWVCATADGTAVGVADGVVTLDNGADVTCTIANTAQPSTLTLVKQVVNDAGGTATVADWTLTATGPTAGLSGVTGDAAVTDATVAIGSYTLSESGPAGYAAGDWACATDEAAVPVADGAVTIGVGQNVTCTIVNTDQPALLTLRKVVEAGTTGATQTPADWTLTAAPQGITGQNPVSGDGEDGVTAEAVFAGGYALSESTVAGFGAGAWVCATADGTAVGVADGVVTLDNGADVTCTITNTAQPSTLTLVKQVVNDAGGTATVADWTLTATGPTAGLSGVTGDAAVTDATVAIGSYTLSESGPAGYAAGDWACATDEAAVPVADGAVTIELGQNVTCTIVNTDQPALLTLRKVVDAGTTGATQTPADWTVRAAPEGIEGQQIVEGNGADGVTAVEVFAGTYALSESFVDGFDAGTWTCEAANGDPVTVDQGSVTLANGADVTCSITNTALPATLTLAKLVNNDDGGTAQPRDVVLTATGPAETHTGLTGDDEITTVPVTVGDYVLSEGDLPGYTAGDWTCSTEQGEVPVDENSTVSVGTGQDVACSVLNEDQPATLTLTKDVGNDHGGTAEPADWTLTAAGPTTVTGTSGSDAVTGAEVNAGAYALSEADGPADYTAGAWSCEGGSLSGSTVTVTNGEDVTCTIVNTFDAPRLTLVKVVLNEQGGTAVPEDWTLRAAGPETVSGATRGATVTDVPVEPGRYTLSELDGPEGYTSEGWECEDADGPVALDGDVVDLAAGDATTCTVTNTDRQAGARWTAFKISDPPSGEEVGPGDTITYTVVATAVGNASVEGVVVTDDLSEVLNSATLVPGSIQASTGDPDLVGDELIWRVGTLVSEQTLSYSVRVDDDVDGDVLTNVVTAPGADPCITEDSVSDAGLVTTLAEVDPAEICRTTTHPTPTLPGVTPSPTTTPTGAGASGGWALATTGATNLGLGAAALGLLTIGGALASAARRRRLG
- a CDS encoding LacI family DNA-binding transcriptional regulator, translated to MAGRPSSRHVTLEDVARRAGVSRAAVSKALNGRDDVAADTRARILAAVRELGYRPTTERRGTPRGPTLVAALDVLESPYMTHVLGGILTAATAAGTDLVIRLAPDRDVRVTRAAARDWVDEQRAAGAVGVVGLTLAQPDALLLAAHEVGLPFVMVDPVDTQEARVVSIGATNWAGGRTATEHLLDLGHRRIAWIGGPDGSVAARERLHGYRAALNSAGLEPDPALVRSDEFAVETGILHARDLLQLPDPPTAVVAGDDEIAVGVLAAAQELGVAVPGRLSVVGFDDTPQASWTSPRLTSVHQPLDGMGRMAVETVLSMAAGHEPASWHVQLATTLVVRESTAPAP
- a CDS encoding YihY/virulence factor BrkB family protein, which codes for MDDTRTTGAGDGAAPVGPGGDDEAGAAARKADAPAPDDPRKPSSPTELRKPSWGYVLRTTVREFMDDQCTDLAAALTYYAVLALAPALLAVVSLLGLVSDPDEAVTRITDLATDAGAGSAVETLEPILQNLADAPSAGLALVVGLVVALWSASGYVTAFGRGMNRIYEVDEGRPIWKLRPVLLVLTTVLVLIAVLVVAFLVLSGPVAESVGRAVGLSDTVVSVWQVAKWPLVLVLVVTAVALLYHGTPNVRQPRFRWVSVGALIAIVVWLLASAALGLYVSQFADYGATYGSLAGVIVLLLWLWISNLALLFGAELDAELERGRELQAGMAAERTIQLPPRDTRASDKRRARLEKDVERGRELRERAAARSE
- a CDS encoding DNA polymerase ligase N-terminal domain-containing protein, which codes for MTPPRSDATTEDVPPDEQSGRDALGTYRSMRDFTRTAEPAGAVPEPTGGPERRFVVQRHRARRLHYDVRFEIDGVLVSWAVPKGPTLDPTARRMAVHVEDHPLEYEAFEGVIPHGQYGGGDVIVWDRGTWHPYKSDDPAAEVAGGQLHAELHGERLRGKFLLVRRDSGDGKDQWLMFHKRDEHAVEGWDAEDHPTSVVSGRTNDEVAAHPDHIWRSGVPAAQAEVDLHPPVPDVPPPTDDELAALDDLGASGTWDVHGRRLRVTNLDKVLFPARDGEAPVTKRDLLRYTACVAPVALPYLAGRALNMHRFPQGAATRGFWHKQLPDHAPDWVPRWDRPDADPGESTTYLVVDEPAALVWAANFGALEWHAWTSRTSAPDLPTYALIDLDPGTATAWEDVVLLARLHRDAFEHLGVRAFPKLTGRRGIQIWVPVAVGLTFDETRAWVERLSRTVGKVVPDLVSWRWEVSERGGQARLDYTQNAVNKTLVAPYSPRASAGAPVSAPISWDELDADWLRPDAFTVRTVLDRVAEHGDLFRGVLDGDQVLPRLT